In one Oligoflexia bacterium genomic region, the following are encoded:
- a CDS encoding MarR family transcriptional regulator codes for MRHEGKNLADLHFSLMLSLRKFVAGNEPFVRSLTPQQMMVLIILDMNGSIRLSDLSKRAMVTHGTMVVAIQKLVKKGLILKKKDPIDERAVALSLSAKGKAIPKGIKERLSQRYKLLCENLPADEAKKLADCYRFMTKTFWEFEKERES; via the coding sequence TTCTCATTGATGCTCTCGTTAAGAAAGTTTGTGGCGGGAAATGAGCCTTTTGTTAGAAGCCTGACCCCACAGCAAATGATGGTACTGATAATCCTAGATATGAATGGATCAATAAGGCTTTCCGATCTTTCAAAGAGAGCGATGGTCACGCACGGAACTATGGTAGTGGCGATACAAAAATTAGTAAAAAAGGGGCTCATTCTCAAAAAGAAAGACCCAATTGACGAACGAGCTGTTGCCTTGAGCTTAAGCGCAAAAGGAAAAGCTATTCCCAAGGGGATTAAAGAACGTCTCAGTCAGCGGTATAAATTGCTTTGCGAGAATCTTCCTGCTGATGAAGCTAAAAAGCTTGCTGATTGTTATCGGTTTATGACGAAGACCTTTTGGGAGTTTGAGAAGGAGCGCGAGTCATGA